A portion of the Penaeus monodon isolate SGIC_2016 chromosome 28, NSTDA_Pmon_1, whole genome shotgun sequence genome contains these proteins:
- the LOC119591105 gene encoding serine proteinase stubble-like — translation MWAWRYGPTAIYYRDVDDYVIHPAYDKSTYDNDIALLHLAKPISLSDFDGIKPVCLPPPSADFTGRNATATGWGKLSYNGDQSETAQEVSVPVRTRKECAEAFGRLFTDHMICAGVAEGGKDACKGDSGGPLTVQEADGRHTLAGIVSWGDGCGKPGLYGVYAETRGKTGSCQAGTTSVSSRKFCFKMTICMIIKQNHYYLFMADYLVLVFFKGYLIIIYLLQNVLFLWL, via the exons ATGTGGGCTTGGCGATATGGTCCCACCGCCATCTATTATCGAGATGTGGACGATTACGTCATTCATCCTGCGTATGACAAGAGCACA TATGACAACGACATCGCCCTCCTTCACCTCGCTAAGCCCATAAGCCTGTCTGACTTCGACGGGATCAAGCCAGTGTGTCTGCCTCCTCCTTCCGCGGACTTCACCGGCAGGAACGCCACGGCGACGGGATGGGGGAAGCTCTCATACA ACGGAGACCAGTCGGAGACGGCCCAGGAGGTCTCGGTCCCCGTCCGGACGCGGAAGGAGTGCGCGGAGGCCTTCGGGCGCCTCTTCACCGACCACATGATCTGCGCCGGCGTCGCCGAGGGCGGGAAGGACGCGTGCAAG GGGGACAGTGGCGGCCCCCTGACGGTGCAGGAGGCTGATGGGCGCCACACCCTCGCAGGAATAGTGAGCTGGGGAGACGGCTGCGGGAAGCCTGGTCTCTACGGCGTCTACGCTGAAACCCGAGGCAAGACCGGGTCGTGCCAAGCCGGGACGACATCTGTTTCTTCGAGAAAATTTTGCTTTAAGATGACGATTTGCATGATCATTAAACAAAATCATTACTATCTATTTATGGCAGATTATCTTGTTCTTGTGTTCTTTAAAGGATACTTGATTATCATTTACTTGTTGCAGAATGTCTTGTTCTTGTGGCTTTAA